A stretch of DNA from Peromyscus maniculatus bairdii isolate BWxNUB_F1_BW_parent chromosome 7, HU_Pman_BW_mat_3.1, whole genome shotgun sequence:
GAAGTTTCCTGGCTCTAAAACAGAATGGGGACCTAAGTTTCCAAGTAGAGAAAAGGTGAGCACCAGAATTTCGTTTTTCCTGGCACCGTTACACATAGGAATGAGACAGATTTTCTGAGATCCAGTCTCTAAACACCAAAGGAAAGCAGCTGAAAAATGGTCACTCATATTTTGAGAAGACATAGCAGAAGCcatgaaaaaaatatgtttaaaccTAACATTTTCCAGGTATGATTAATGGTTAAATTGGCTTTTATGTAAACACAAAGTGTATCCAATTAGCTGTATTATTTCCTCAGAGGCAGCATAATAATGCAATCCCCCTTTATACTGCTCATTAAGTAGATACTAGGTATAACTAACTTTAATATAAATAATCAATTTGCCTTGATAGGTTTAACATATAATGCTTTATCTAGAACATACCGCCAAATTAGCACAAGGCACCAAGGAACTCTATATCTTATATTCCTATCTCTTCCCTCATATATACACCTTGTTTGCATCAAACAAACATCTaaattcttcatttgttttgatgACTTTTAGAGAATCatatattttgaatatgaaaataataatctTAACACTTGACTTTGAATATCAGACAAGAtaatttccctccctctccccttctagaCTGTAGTAGTCTGAGGAGCAGGGGCTCTGTGTTATGTTTCTCTCTATACCCCAACCAGAAACATCATTTCTGTTTATCACTTTTGAATGGTCTTTGTTATAAGTTCACACTCATATCCTAACAATATCTTCTTGAAGCAACAGCATCCTgcaaatattcattttttgtcttctataaatttttataatattttgcaTATGATTATCATCTAACttcttaataaattttttttcatgacaaGCTTCCAACTCTAGATCAAAGTTTAGATGTCCCCTGGGTCCAATAGAACTGTGATATATTTTCCTCTGTTTTCAGACACAAAGCATAACTATGTAATACAGGTAGGATGACTATAAAGATTTAGCACAGATTTTGTCAAGGTAATGCAGAActatttaaacagttttttttctagatgaacctgttaaaatataacaaaattttaaagtcCAGATATAAGATATAGTTTGGTGATTTCATTGTTGTTATGTATCAttatttaatacttttaaaataaaacaactttgtTTTATTCTCCAAAAGAAATCTTACTGTCAGAATGAACATGGGCAAACTTGGAAGATACTATACAAACTGAACTAAGCCAggcacaaaacaaaaagcactgaATCATTCTACTTAAATACAGTAAGTATTACCATAAAATccataaataaaaaagcatacaAAAGTTACCATAGAATTGatgacacagagacaggaaaattgaTCAATATAAAAATCTTATTAAAGTTGGAACGGTGAATTATAAATATGTTCTGTGCAATGCAGTGCCTGTGGTTAACAACTAGGCATTTGTACAATCTAAACTTAAGAGGGCATGTCTCAAATTAAGcattctgaatgcacagaaacaATGACAGTACACAAGGAACATTTGGGATATGTCACTTATATTTACCACCTTGATTATTGTGATGTCATGAGTGTTTCAATATGCATAATCTGGACAACTTAAATACTTAAAGTTTGTTGTATGTCACTTCTGAAAACTGGTGATTCACTCATCGCTAAGATGTATCAGATAAAGGGAGGCTAAGACAACTGATATAGGGGACAGTGTTTGTGATTCTCCACCAAGGTCAAAGGTATGCAAACATAAAGGTAGTGTTGGGGAGCAGGAAGCAGTAGAGTTTATGAGAACATGTTAGACTTCAGGACAATTAGTCAGTTTGGGATGAGCCAGACACCCATGACTAGTGTCAAGGCTACAGTGATGTAGTAAGACATAATGGAGCTTGTGTGAAAAGAACCCTTGTTTCCCAGCACATTCTTGCTAGAGGCAGGGAACAGAGGAAAACTGGTCAGAACGCCAGTCAAAACAGGCTCAGAAGCATTTTAGTACATATCTTAACATACTTTATGCTTCAATGACAGAATGCCACATTGTATAATGGTTACTATATAGTGACCACAAGTTTATCTGGCTCAAATCTGTTCCTTGAATATATTATTTGAACTTTTTCCATGCTGTGTGTCATTTTTTCAGACATTGTATCATGTTCAATTGACTACTTTTATATGATATCCTCTGATTTTGGCTCTTATTCTAAAtttgtaaaaatgtgtttgtgtcttCCATCAATATCGATATAGCTTTATCTGCTCTATTTAGCTTTCAACAgcccattttgaattgatttgaTTGAATGATATGTGAAAGAGTTACATATTAATAACAAGTGCCTATCTAATTATCCCAGCACCATATGATAAAAAAGTATTTCCATTGGATTTATCATAAACCCTTATATACACTGCTTACAGATAGAAGCTTGTTTCTGGGATGTCAAACTTGTTCCCCTGGTTGACACATGATAATTAGTACTACACTAAGTAGACTATTACAATGTTATAGTGAGATTGCAGTGGAGAAGTGGAGGTTAGGTCTTTATTCTCCTGTTTTAAGTTAGTTCTGATTTTCTTTGGTCACATAATTTTCATGGGGGATAATGATTCCTGTGcaagtaaattaaattaaaaaaaaaacaggaagttgaTAGGAATATCATTGAGTTTAAAGATTGATCTAGAAAGTGTATCCATTGTCACGAAGTTATTTTCATTGACTCATGAGTGTGGGTGCCTCTCTTTTTCTGTATGTCTTTAAATCTCTTTCCACACAGCTTTGTGATTCTAAGTGcaatgttttatatttctttcatttaatgtatatttaagtaaattataatttttattaaattactgATGAGTTTAATGGTTGTTTCTTTTTGATCTTCTGTTCTGATGTTTGCTgacaatttaaatatttcttcaaatttCTTCATATATTAACTAGGATTTCTATACAGGACATTAAGTTATTAACCAGTAGAAAtagtctcctttcttttttcatgatTAGAGGTGCTTTATAGTTAGTGTCTGGTTCAACTTACTCTAACTAGAACCTATgctataatattaaataaatatatgaagatTGATTTCATTTATTAACTTATGGTGAAAGTATTTTAGAGGTATTGTTTGACAGTTCTCCTGGATGAtgttgatattttaatataaaacaatatttactAGGTAGACATGAAAAATTGTTAGATAATTGCATAGACTTTGTTATGTCTGTTCTTTGGGTGTTCATGGAATAAAAATAGACATGGACATACACTAGATACCTATTTGCATTTCTCATGTTAGTCCTTAAATAGTAACATGCATGAAGAACTGTTAGAAACAGGGGACAGAAGAACAAAAAGACTTGAATTCAAATGTCATAATCAAGCACAAAGTGATAAACAACCTCTTTCACATTCCTACAAAGGAAATGTCCAAAGGCAATCACTCCAGAGTGACTGAGTTCATCCTTTCTGGGTTAACAGACAAACCAGAGCTACAGCTGCCcctgttcctcctcttccttggaaTCTACCTGCTCACAGTGCTGGGGAACCTGGGAATGATCATCTTGATCCTGCTCAGCTCCCACCTAcacacccccatgtacttcttcctcagcagTCTCTCCTTCATTGACCTCTGTTATGCCACCGTTGTTATCCCCAAAATGCTGGTGAACTTTGTAACAATGAAGAACATCATTTCCTACCCTGAATGCATGACTCAGCTCTATTTCTTCGTAGTCTTTGTTATATCTGAGTGTTACATGTTGTCTGCAATGGCATATGACCGATATGTTGCCATCTGTAACCCCTTGATGTATAATGTCACTATGTCTTACCAAGTCTGTTCCTGGATGGTAGGTGCAGTGTATGGTATGGGCTTCATTGAAGCCACAGTTCACACTGTTTGCATGCTCAGAGTGCTTTTCTGCAAGGCTAATGTAGTAAAccatttcttctgtgatcttcTACCATTGCTACAACTTTCCTGCTCCAGTACATTTGTCAATGAGGTAGTAATTCTGTGTCTCAGTTCTTTTAATTTCTGTGTTCCAACCCTGACCATCTTGAGCTCTTATAGTTTTATCATTGCCAGAATCATCCGCATGAAATCCACTGAGAGCAGATTCAAAGCCTTCAGCACCTGCAGCTCCCATATCTTTGCTGTGGCTGTCTTCTTTGGTTCTCTGGGATTCATGTACTTTCAGCCATCATCAGTCAGCTCCAAAGATCAAGGGAAAGTGTCCTCTGTGTTTTATACTACTGTGGTACCCATGCTGAACCCACTAATTTACAGCCTGAGGAATAAGGATGTCAAACTTGCTCTAAATAAGTTGCTTCTAAAGAAGACATTTCagatgtaaaataatattttatgttagCAAAAGTCCTTATATCTGTGGTTTTGAtaagaaaaatactttgaaacAACAATGTATGTCAAATTTGGATTAGTATGTGGTTATTTACAAAAAATTATTAGGATTGATTGGACCCAAAACTTTTAGATATGTGAAAGAAGCAATTCTGAGATTCCCTGGAGCCTATTAACATGAAATTAATTACCACATCTCATATTTTTCAAAACACTTCCAAAATCTTCTTATAGTTCATTATGCTTTTTGTGTGTGCAACCTCACTATTTTGGGGTGATAATTAGTTGTCTCATTTAAaggaataaatatatatgaaagaaagatATCTATTATCTGGTTTTTGTGTATCTTACTCTTGTCAATTAAGTATATTACCAACTATATCTGAAAGAGTGATATCTAAAATAAGCGAATTTAGCAAAAATGAATAGACCAAGCTATCACTTCTAAATCTTCCTAAGCATGTAGAACTGTATTgtggaatataaaatatattagaaataaTATTGTTTCTACCTTCAGGGAAATAATACCGAAAACATTTAACAAGAGCATACACATGTTCATATACTCTTGACATAGTTATTGATCCAGTTCAGGGACTTTACCaacatctttatttttctgaaaattttatacTACTTTTTCCTATTGAAAATAACTACTACTGCACTTTCTTAAGACCACATTATAGAATCTCAGTTTCAGAAGTGGTATTCTCTAACAAATGCATTGTTGTGCTATTTTtcatatagaaaaattaaaattggaaACTTGTTGTCTATCTAATGACATGTAGTATTCACACCTCCAAACTAACTATCCTTTTGGGTTCATGACATGCATGGAAGAGACTTACaaccaataattttattttctaacctCATTCAATTAAGCTCTAAACTAGAAATAACATCATCCAAGTCAGAAAGTCTCAGTATCTCCCAGTAGCATCCACATTTCACATCTCCTCCTGGAGACGTCAGCAGCAGAAGCATAGCTTTTCTGGTCTCATACCTACAATAGATTCCCCTAGAATAAGGTACTTCTTCATTGTCTCTCAGCTCATTTAGCTACTATCTCAAATGTCAGATTATTATGACTTTCTTGAGAATGttattgaaattttaattctTAGATAATTCAGCTTTTATTGCTAAATAAATACCTATATTGTTAAAttgtgggaaaaaaaggaaaaaaagaaacttctataATTCATGATTACTGTGAGTGAGCTCCAAAGCCTTTAAACCTGTTGCACTATGGAGACAAGCATGGAGATTTCCAAATAGCACATGTACTAATCTGTGTCCAGAAGCACCAAACTGGAGCCTttattcctcttcccagcattgacttttaaactttattatctCACATCTATGATTTCAGCTGAATCCTGTAGTAGGGACTGAACATTGGTGGCTTTGTCTTCAGCTTGCTTTCAAATATGTGACAAGACACTTTCTATCACatctcttctccctcatcctgtCACACTAAAACTAGAAACAACAAGCCAACATTCTattagaaaatcaaaataaaggcCCTTGTTTTTCTAtaaccctgacttcccttcaccTTATCTTCTCTATTATCCCACAGAACTCTATGTATGTACATCCATTGCAGTTGTTTGTTTAGGTTGCATGGTATGTGGCTCACTTACCACATACTAGTACAAAATAATACATGTAatcaaaatttttaataattgaaGAGAACATAAGTGGGACATAAATTTCCAAGTTGAAAAATATGAGTGACTGAATTCCATTTCTCCTAGCACCATTCCGCCTAAGTATGTGTCAGACCATGATGAACTCTAGTCtctagaaattataaaaatatactcaCAGTAGCTGAAAATAATCACTAATATCCTACAGCGATACCTCAGAAGACAGGaagttattttttcctatttcaagCCATTCTTTTTCCAGGCTTTCTTAATGATACTCTTATTCTGAtgttaacaaaaaaaattaatctcattaactgtttctgtctcctcccttGTAGTGTAGGAAGAATCATACTTGACTTGCACTGTAGTCATGTAGAAATTATGTGTAAGTGACCTTAATGTAAACATTCAATTTTCATGgataatttttgtttataaacCTCTGTCGTAGGATACACCCTCAAAGTAACAAAATTCACCAGGTGTCATTTATCTCGTTTTCCTACTGTTTGTCTCATTTTAGATACCCTGTTTGTTTCAATAAATCATTTAAACTTACTTGTATGTTTTGGTGATTTTTGTAGATCAACATATTTTTAAGATTAAGTAAATTTAAACTTTGATTATTGTGCAGACTTGTTTGTACTTATCCTAATAGACTCTTGGAAATCTTCCTTGACCATCCTCAGTTAGTGCCATAACAGCTGTACTCTTATAGACCTGTCAATCATGACATTTATCCCATGGTCTATCATGCCATTTCCTTTTAGACTGTACCATTCTGAGGAGCATGGGTGCTACATCATATATCAATCTATCCTGAATATGCACAAGGCACTTCTGCTTGCCACTAAGAAATATTTTAGTGCCAATTCACATCCACATCGAAACAATGTCTTAAAGCATTATCATCATGCAagtattagtttttattttctataaatttttataataattttctgtATATCTGTCAAGCTATTGATGAAATGTTTTTGTAAAGACAATGCGAAATGGAATGTCTCACAACAATATTTATAATTCTAGAGCTAATTTTAGATGTTACCTGGGTCCCTAGAGCTAAGagatatttttctgtgttttagcCACAAAGAAACTATGTAATGTGTATATAGTGACTGTAGAGATTTAGTTAATATCATATAAGCTAATACAGAACTATCCCAATATTTCATTATGTTAACCTAGTAAAAtcataatgaaacaaaaatctacATAAGCTTCAGAAATCCTATCATTGTTATGAGTCATTAATAATTTCTTTTGAACGAATATAGTTTTGTTTGAAACACCTGGATGAACATGGAGGTCACTGTGCGAGATGAAATGTAAATCAATGAAAGGAGAAACACTGAATGATCTTTACTTGCATAGAGTAACTAAAACAAGCAGACTCATGAAAGTAGAGAACAGAATAATGTTTACCATATGATGAGATGTATAGAGACAGGAAGTAGCATTCCACTGGGTAGAATTGTCTTAGCGTTGAGCGACTTAAAAAGACGCTCTTTATAGTATAATTCTTGTAGTTTAAAATAAGCTAATTTTTACTCAAAATTTAAAGAGATAGTTCTTATATTAAACATTCAGAACACAGAAATTAATGCAAGTAAACAAAAAGTATGAAGTGACATAGAAAAGTTTTGGGATATGATGGCTATATTAATTATTTTGATTGTTATCATGATGTCAAGATGACTTGAGTGTACATGAACTGATCACATTGTAGATAATAAATGTTTGATACCCACTTCATAGCATTTCCACTTTAATAACCTTATTAAGAGATCAACAAATAAAACTTTGTTCCATGAAATTATTTGGCATTTTGCTGATAAGAATCTATCTCTCAGGTGTGTCAGTGATTAAGATACAAGAGAAGATTTTTGAAATTCCCTACCATGTCaaaggcacacaaacacacaggcagttAGCAGAAAACAGGAAGGATCTGCCTTTAGAGAATGTGTTTTAGAAAAAGTTGGTCACCTAAGTTTGGTcagaacaccacacacacgcaaaaGACTGTGCAAGAGAGAATGGAGCTTCTGTGGTGGGATCAGTTTCCTGAGTCTTGTAAGAagcaataaagacagaaaaaaacagtCAGCTGACCATTGAAAACACTCAAAACTACAGAAGGATGTGTGTATTTGTCTCTTTTATGTAACTGGAACAGTGTATTATATTTAAGGTTAAGTACAATGATTAGGACCTCTTTGGATCAGTGGAGGTGGAGGGATGTCCAGGGTCAATGGACAACATCTAGGATGTACCTTCTTCCTGTTTCAGTCTGTGGAGGAAGCTTAGTAAACACTGGAGAACCAGAGATGTCTGGCTTCATCCTTATTTTAGGAATTCACACATGCGGCAATATTAAATCGGGAACCTTATAATATATTCTTCCTAGAAGACCCCAGCCTGTACACTATTATATTAGAGAGTAATTTTCTTACATAGACTTTGAAAGACACATCCAAATATAACTCCATATAATCTCAGCTTCTAcaatagaaggaaaactgaaaaatatattaaatttaataatggaggttttagtaaaaaaaaaaaaaacctagggtCAACAAAGGATACCACATTATGAATTAATAATTTCAACATCTAGATACTCTTTCTACTTCTCTAGTGAGATAG
This window harbors:
- the LOC102918218 gene encoding olfactory receptor 8G50-like — translated: MSKGNHSRVTEFILSGLTDKPELQLPLFLLFLGIYLLTVLGNLGMIILILLSSHLHTPMYFFLSSLSFIDLCYATVVIPKMLVNFVTMKNIISYPECMTQLYFFVVFVISECYMLSAMAYDRYVAICNPLMYNVTMSYQVCSWMVGAVYGMGFIEATVHTVCMLRVLFCKANVVNHFFCDLLPLLQLSCSSTFVNEVVILCLSSFNFCVPTLTILSSYSFIIARIIRMKSTESRFKAFSTCSSHIFAVAVFFGSLGFMYFQPSSVSSKDQGKVSSVFYTTVVPMLNPLIYSLRNKDVKLALNKLLLKKTFQM